Proteins encoded together in one Drosophila albomicans strain 15112-1751.03 chromosome 2R, ASM965048v2, whole genome shotgun sequence window:
- the LOC117573862 gene encoding putative cysteine proteinase CG12163 codes for SPKEPIKLVHVLNPGEREYLSPNLIGVQNIAMTFLPLSMNFVNIIDAFREIVNGVRYEILLNAIDTKAKDADTICRLVVLEKPWLTTQWGDKHRELVNSNCSDVVDNALSPATESEEREGKYLSRSERSIDNDIPILPGGKKPFDEKQAEKQLQNTLDKLTAGEGPHYRIVKVYSASRQVVSGTLTRIDADLIDGSEEQHRCIVEIWAQPWLAKGHDISFKCRNQPTVHARHSRSVEWAEKKTHKKHNHRTLNKVEHLFHKFQIKYKRRYANSIEHQMRLRIFRQNLRTIEELNSNERGSAKYGITDFADMTSTEYKQRASLWQRSENKPTGGASAVVPAYAGDLPKEFDWRQKNAVTNVKNQGSCGSCWAFSVTGNIEGLYAVKTGDLQEFSEQELLDCDSKDSACNGGLMDNAYQAIKDIGGLEYESEYPYEAKKKSCHFNRTLSHVQVAGFVDLPKGNETAMQEWLVSNGPISIGINANAMQFYRGGVSHPWSPLCSKKNLDHGVLIVGYGVSDYPNFHKTLPYWIVKNSWGPRWGEQGYYRVYRGDNTCGVSEMATSAVLA; via the exons TCACCGAAGGAACCGATTAAATTGGTCCATGTGCTAAATCCCGGCGAGCGAGAATATCTATCGCCCAATTTGATTGGCGTGCAGAATATAGCGATGACATTTTTGCCGTTATCGATGAACTTTGTCAATATCATCGATGCCTTTCGTGAAATTGTGAATGGCGTGCGATATGAGATACTGTTGAATGCCATCGATACAAAGGCCAAGGATGCCGATACCATTTGCCGCCTGGTTGTGCTGGAGAAACCCTGGCTGACCACACAGTGGGGTGACAAACATCGCGAACTGGTCAATTCTAATTGCAGCGATGTCGTCGATAACGCATTGTCTCCCGCAACCGAATCCGAAGAACGCGAGGGCAAATAT ttGTCACGCAGCGAACGCAGCATCGACAACGATATCCCGATTCTTCCTGGTGGCAAGAAACCTTTCGACGAGAAGCAGGCGGAGAAGCAATTGCAGAATACGCTGGACAAGCTAACCGCTGGTGAGGGACCCCACTACAG AATTGTGAAAGTCTACTCTGCATCGCGACAAGTTGTGTCGGGAACATTGACGCGTATCGATGCAGATCTGATTGATGGCAGTGAGGAGCAGCATCGTTGCATTGTCGAGATCTGGGCGCAACCATGGCTGGCGAAGGGTCACGACATTTCGTTCAAGTGCCGCAACCAGCCGACGGTTCACGCTCGTCACAGTCGTTCCGTGGAGTGGGCCGAGAAGAAGACGCACAAGAAGCACAATCATCGCACACTCAACAAGGTCGAGCATTTGTTCCACAAATTCCAGATCAAATACAAGCGTCGCTATGCCAACAGCATTGAACACCAAATGCGCTTGCGCATCTTCCGTCAAAATCTGCGTACCATCGAGGAGCTGAACAGCAACGAGCGCGGCAGCGCCAAGTATGGCATTACTGACTTTGCTGACATGACCAGCACGGAGTATAAGCAGCGTGCCAGTCTCTGGCAGCGCAGCGAGAACAAGCCCACGGGTGGCGCATCTGCTGTGGTGCCCGCCTATGCTGGCGATTTGCCCAAAGAATTCGACTGGCGTCAGAAGAATGCAGTCACAAATGTGAAGAATCAAGGCAGCTGCGGCTCCTGCTGGGCCTTCAGTGTGACGGGCAACATTGAGGGATTGTATGCTGTCAAAACTGGCGATCTGCAGGAGTTCTCTGAGCAGGAGCTGCTCGACTGTGATTCCAAAGACAGTGCCTGCAATGGTGGACTTATGGACAATGCTTACCA AGCCATCAAGGACATTGGTGGTCTGGAATACGAGTCGGAGTATCCATATGAGGCTAAGAAGAAATCGTGCCATTTCAACAGAACATTGTCTCACGTTCAGGTCGCTGGCTTCGTCGATCTGCCCAAGGGCAATGAGACCGCCATGCAGGAATGGTTGGTCAGCAATGGACCTATCTCTATCG GCATCAATGCCAATGCGATGCAATTCTACCGTGGCGGTGTTTCGCATCCCTGGTCACCACTCTGCTCCAAGAAGAATCTCGATCATGGCGTCCTGATTGTTGGCTACGGCGTTTCCGACTATCCCAATTTCCACAAGACGCTGCCCTATTGGATTGTGAAGAACTCGTGGGGTCCACGCTGGGGCGAGCAGGGTTATTACCGTGTCTATCGTGGTGACAATACGTGTGGCGTTAGTGAGATGGCCACCTCCGCTGTGCTAGCTTAA
- the LOC117573863 gene encoding uncharacterized protein LOC117573863, whose translation MKPSSLLRLRHIWIMSCWLRNEAVAAAAMVVRCRDNSVDQLESGKKHVVEAEAGQMGVDSQGKLRIVRVLDDYIVPAECGF comes from the coding sequence atgaagCCATCGTCGCTGCTCCGTTTACGGCACATTTGGATCATGTCCTGTTGGCTACGCAACGaggcagttgctgctgctgccatggTGGTGCGTTGTCGAGACAACAGCGTGGATCAACTCGAGAGTGGCAAGAAGCACGTCGTGGAAGCGGAAGCTGGCCAAATGGGCGTCGACTCTCAGGGCAAGTTGCGCATCGTTCGCGTCCTGGACGATTATATTGTGCCCGCCGAGTGTGGCTTCTAG